Proteins encoded within one genomic window of Lagenorhynchus albirostris chromosome 9, mLagAlb1.1, whole genome shotgun sequence:
- the DDI1 gene encoding protein DDI1 homolog 1 yields the protein MLLTVYCVRRDLSEATFSLQVSPDFELHNFRVLCELESGIPAEEIQIVYMERLLAYDHCSLGSYGLKDGDMVVLLQKENVGPRPLGQTSSLPQSDFTGTAVPGTSSSRQHHQHQRAQSAQQSRGLDSGKKMTSAQGLDSPTLIRNMVLSNPHDLSLMEECNPALAKALLSRNLETFSQVLMEQQRERSLREQEILSLYSADPFDLEAQAKIEEEIQQQNIEENMNIAMEEVPESFGQVAMLYINCKVNGHPLKAFVDSGAQMTIMSQACAKRCNIIRLVDRRWAGIAKGVGTQRIIGRVHLAQIQIEGDFLQCSFSILEEQLMDMLLGLDMLKRHQCSIDLKKNVLVIGTTGTQTYFLPEGELPPCAKLVSETGQDESSDKEIADTIKHSVMDSGRKKH from the coding sequence ATGCTGCTCACTGTCTACTGTGTGCGGAGGGACCTCTCCGAGGCCACCTTCTCCCTCCAGGTCAGCCCTGACTTTGAGCTCCACAACTTCCGTGTCCTCTGTGAGCTTGAGTCTGGCATCCCCGCCGAGGAGATCCAGATTGTCTACATGGAGCGACTCCTTGCCTACGACCACTGTTCGTTGGGCTCCTATGGCCTCAAAGACGGCGACATGGTCGTTTTACTCCAGAAGGAGAACGTGGGGCCCCGGCCTCTGGGCCAGACATCCAGCCTGCCTCAGAGCGATTTCACCGGGACAGCCGTGCCTGGGACATCCAGCTCCCGGCAGCACCACCAGCACCAGCGGGCACAGTCGGCCCAGCAGTCCCGCGGCCTGGACTCTGGAAAGAAGATGACCTCTGCTCAAGGGCTGGACAGCCCCACCCTGATCCGAAACATGGTGCTTTCCAACCCCCATGATCTGTCCCTGATGGAGGAATGCAATCCTGCCTTGGCCAAAGCCCTGCTCAGTAGAAACCTGGAGACGTTTTCTCAGGTCCTGATGGAGCAGCAAAGGGAAAGGTCCCTGAGAGAGCAAGAGATACTTAGCCTCTATTCTGCCGACCCGTTTGATTTGGAAGCTCAGGCCAAAATAGAGGAAGAGATCCAGCAGCAGAACATTGAGGAGAACATGAATATAGCGATGGAAGAGGTTCCAGAGAGTTTTGGACAAGTGGCCATGCTCTACATCAACTGCAAAGTGAATGGACATCCTTTGAAGGCTTTTGTTGACTCAGGTGCCCAAATGACCATTATGAGCCAAGCTTGTGCAAAGAGATGTAATATCATACGGCTGGTGGACCGACGATGGGCTGGGATTGCTAAAGGTGTGGGCACGCAGAGAATTATTGGCCGAGTTCACCTAGCTCAGATTCAAATCGAAGGTGATTTCTTACAATGCTCTTTCTCTATACTTGAAGAGCAGCTCATGGATATGCTTCTAGGGCTAGATATGCTCAAGAGACATCAATGTTCCATTGACCTGAAGAAAAACGTGCTGGTGATTGGCACAACTGGCACACAGACTTACTTTCTTCCTGAGGGAGAGTTACCTCCATGTGCTAAGTTGGTAAGTGAAACTGGGCAAGACGAGTCTTCAGACAAGGAAATAGCAGATACTATTAAACATTCAGTCATGGATTCAGGACGAAAAAAGCATTGA